AAGTTTTTTAACTTtgttccggaatatttttacttatttttggcaaaaaaaaagattttttacaagaggtcTGAAAGGGTAGTAGGTtaaaatatggacctatccttataaatgttggtagaggaattcacgtctacttcagagttatttatgtagaatttaaaagtgttattagtgtttataggtgaattttgaccttcaaagcatttttttaagggagtttgtatgggggctagtgtcaaatgaggcccgatcattacaaaaatcggtaatttcattaaatgttctataaaactaagttttgccgacttttgttgacataataaaacatttaacttaacTTAAGCCCAAAGGccatattcgggggtacagttgcatgggggctagtcgaaataatggaccgatttcatccaggacgaatatttttgtatgttacaaacataagcacaaactcaatataccctgcccactaaagtggtgtaggatataacaAAGATTGTTTTGAAGCAGggtaaaatattaattgaacATGAAAAATCGTGCCCCCATAGGATATTTTCTAGTGTCTAGTTCAAGAAAGGACAACACTAAACCCataatattttgggtaacatcataatATATAACAGGGAACATTTTGAGCGGGGTAATTCTAGCACCTTTTTTTGTGTGTAGgtctaatgtatgtacatatattattcgaatattcccaaacattttcaaattgaactaaaaattttcatattgaaTAACAGGAAATATTTATCATAAGGAAGGCGGCCAAAGCTCATTTATACCTACACTTCATTATAATTTTCCCcccaaaaaaacatttgtaataaaccgtatcaaatgattaaaaaattttgttgaacttATTcagaacaaaaatataataacgatttttttttaatttcaatctCAAAACAACttgtttaacttaaataatttaaacgttTCACTTGAcatgaattattattaaataaaacaaagcgttaaaatatgtacataatttcaaacataaatatgacagacagaaagacagacatacATCTGTACATATAAACAACTTAAgtaaattttggtttaaatgtATCATTTACTTATTTTGTTTCGCACTTACACGGTTGACTTGATTTTAGAGTCAGAGATTTATATTCATTGTTGTCATCACACTAACCACtaagtatttgtatgtattccATAGtggtacaaaacaaaaacaaccctTATTTCATGATCTGTTTAAAGTAATAAAGTTCTTCTGAACCATATTGCTTGGAAAAAGGCTCGAACGCAGTagcatttcttaaaattattgatttcaaattaaaaagttatatgCTCATGGCACAGTGGCATAGAATTGTAATCGTTATGAACATAAGGCTGATTTTCGTAACACGTTGAAATATCCGACGCAGGTACTTCGAGAAGTACAATGGTTTCAAAATAAGTCcatctacctacctatctatctatctatctatctatctatctatctatctatctatctatctatctatctatctatctatctatctatctatctatctatttatctatctNNNNNNNNNNNNNNNNNNNNNNNNNNNNNNNNNNNNNNNNNNNNNNNNNNNNNNNNNNNNNNNNNNNNNNNNNNNNNNNNNNNNNNNNNNNNNNNNNNNNctatctatctatctatctatctatctatctatctgtctatctatctatatatctatctatctatctatctatctatctatctatctatctatctatctatctatctatttatctatttattttaatataaaattatatttcccaCCAACCACAACcatgaaatagaaaatgttcgccctcatttattataaaatatgccACTGTGGCGTCAAGTCGCTTCAATTGTGGTTTAAATAATGACAGCAGACAATGGTGCACGATTGGTTGTGTGTCTGTGTGGGGTGTATGGAGCCCCGGCATAATGtcagttatgaatatttaatttgtaacaaCAACTACGACACCAAAAACATTAACATTCAATTTGATTTGGCttttaaatgtgtttgttgttggcATTACAAcacttctataaaaataaaattatgatgatgttgattgttaatgttgttttttttttttttgttattttcttttgctggaaaaatcacatttataccaatttaaagtgaatttttatGCTTAtcaatgttgttattattgccaAGAATCCTGTTTATATAGAAAGCGAatgatatatttattattgtccGTTAACCCTCCCcaaccattttaatttttattatgaatgGACGTCAACGTCATCTttttacacacattttacatttaatcaAGATTCGTCattgtagttttttaattttttttttgctctagcTGTTGTTTGTATCCccttgaattattattttttttttacagaaatatgatttttaatttttttcttttctcaaaTCTGTTTAACCATTTGACGCTGCTCATCCCAGTGCTATTTGACGCAGTAGCAACTTAGAGTAGTTGAAATATAACAGTAAGTGTCAGCATGTCAGAGATTTTTGATAAGCATTTGCAagagttaaaattgtttttctttttgattgaCACTAAACATTGCGTTTCTTAATGGTTTATTATGctaatttttgctattttctattgttgtatctttaatttaagtgttttaattaattatgacaaagaaaattaagttataggaaaagttttaaatgataTACTGCTAAAACATTATAATGTGTATTTAACTTTTCGAAAGCAATTTATGAAAAGCCCATTTTAATCAAACAGAAACAAGGGAGAGGCTGGTGGGTAACCTAAGATGGATATCACGTTATTTGTGGATATCACTGTGATAAACTCTTacatttgttaagaaaattcgCAGTATTATAATCATACAATTACTGTTTCATATATATGAAGCTATAGCTATTGGTCCATTATAGGCCCTATTAATCAGTATAGTTAAACAATCAAATTAGGAATTCAAAATTGAAcataatttaatgttaattctTATATCTGCACTAGTTGCTTCaagttgttagatcttacaatgttgtaaGAACATTTTTTTCGGAAAAATATCTAACAACTGTATGAACTTAGAATTTTTGTCGTGCAATGTTGTcagaaatttgtaaaacaataatTGCCATTGCCAGATAATTATATGACAAAGTCAGATCTGAACCTGCTGAACATGTTGCTAACAAGTTCTCATTGTCAGATCATGCAGCATAGTAAGATATGACAAACGTCTTACATAGctttttccattttaaatacAAGTATTCTTACTTTATATAGTTTGTTTTGGCCCACTGATAACCAACACCGGctataaagtttttgtgtggACCTTAATTTATTATAAGGGGCTATAGTGAAATATGGGGCGATCCTCATAAAagttggtagatgaatttatgttaaaaaatattttcgtcTAATATCATCGTTATATTAGTATTTATAAGTTAATATCTAATGTtgaagacattttctgaagtggacttTTTATGGGGGTTAGAGTTAAATGAGGTCCGACCATAACAAAAATCGATAAAACCTTTTCATGGACAATGTTTGTTGCAAAAAAGAAACGTTTATGTATAGCAAAAGCACTATTGTATGCTTTTATAATTGGGAAATAGAGTAATCAAAGAATTTCATCCTTTTGGTCCTAGCTCACCCAGTTTCgtcagaaaatgaacttttgagttttcactcaaaagctggatttttgttgggaaatagAGTGATCACAGTTCTTCATCCTATGGCTCTAGCTCATCTGGATTcgccagaaaattgactttcatgttttcagccaaatattagatttttattGGGAGTGCCGTAGATCATCTAGTTTTGCctgaaaatggactttttatattttcactcaaaagttaGTTTCCTGCACGTAACTTCTAAGAATTTTCCAGTCAGTATTCGGAATAATATCGCTCCCAAGATATTTGAATTTAACTTCGACGAAAGCCTGGCAATGATAAAGAAAGCGCTTCAGAGTTTCAACGTTTTCTCCACATgttctacattcgtctgaagcCGCACGTGAAATTGCTTGTAGTTGTGTCCATAATTTTGTGTGTTCACCTAAAATTCATTCCGGCATACTAATTTTAGACTGGCTTATTTTAAGGAAGCTTTTTGACCTCCCCTCGTAAGTGTTACCCCATACAATTCGTCATTCGTCAGGTTAACTACCACGTGTTATTCCTGAAATAGAGCTTACCTCTAGCCGGGAATTCGGTCAAAGCcagatttttcattttttcagatttttgtcGAGATCCTTACAACTAAAATTAAAAGGATtccctaaaaaatttttaaaatttaatcaaattattttcaaaattgattaCAATGTTCATACGCACATATGAAGGACAGATGGCTTGATTGAAAATGAGTCTAAGCTGATCGGTATGGCTTGTGATGTGTACAGAaccaatatttcaaatataatgaaaaatttaattaaaatcaaaatttagataaatatttcatCAAAGAAATGCACCATTTTaccatttattttcattaagatttaatttatttttcctcAGTAACTGTACATAATCTGGCATTTCTTGTCCAAGCTTATAAGCTTGTCGCCTTTCGtttaaattaacaaagaaatcaaatttatcAGGAAGCCAATAActacttttaaatataattttaaatttttttcgcaGGTCTTAAAGTGCGTTGATATAATTCGGCATAAACATTATAAGATCATTGTACATTTTCTTGgtatttaataaacttctatTTTAACCCAATTACACCTCATTATTTGAGTAAAAAGTCTAGTCGGTCAGGAACGGTTTCATCGATATGGACTAAAGCAGAGCGATCATAAAGAATCACATCTcggtatgtttaaatataattttaaatgcatGATGTTTGAGTTCTGTTATCCCAAATCTGATAGgtttaacataaacaataaagtcCATTTATGAATTGAAGTTTTGTTAAGTCAATATGGATCTATGTTCGGcttattatgaaatttatatatttatccgGCAGATATTCTAACAATTAACatatttagttataaattaGTAAGTTATGGACGATTTAGTTATTTTCAGAAATGTGGTCTGATTTATACGAAATCGACTTATTTGAAACCCCtttaagataaataatttaatattgggtTTTACATCCCTCACTGGGGCAGGAATTTACATTTAAAGCTACGTTCATGATGGTCACGTACTTCTCTAAATTgtatttccttttcttttcaCTATAAATCGgtcatatttatacaaaattatccaTTATCTCAATTACTGATTGTATTTAATCGTAattttaaattgacagtttcatacaaaaatgtatttctgCCGGTAAAATGATAACTGATGGTAGAGTTAATggtattaaaaagtattaaaaacttttcttcaacaacGTTACTTCTAAATATCTTACCTCGATTTTTATCCATTTCAGTTCTATAATTCTGTGGCGACATAGTCAAACTAATATCACTACAAGAATCGCCGCTGCAATCATAATCCTCATCCATGCCACCAACATCCAAAGATGCCTCCGAATGATTCTTCACGCTGGCACTATTCGACAAAGATTCCTGTCGCGAATTCGTCATTATATGATGGTTAAATAAAGCGGGCGGCACGGTATTGGACGTTAAGGCGGCGGCATCTGTTAAAACTTTACCCATATTTTGGGCAAAACGATTAGCCATGCTGAGATTTTGTACATTATCACTTAAACCGCTGGCGGCCATTATTTCAGCAAGACGTTGGCGAGAATTTAAATCGTTGGCGGCGAGGGCGGATTGGTGGAGCAGAGCTTCGTTGAGGGTCATAGGTGGTGAATTAGTATTGTTGATATTATTTGAGGTGGCGGCAATATTTAAACCAAAGTTGGGATTAAATAATAAACGTGATGAAGGTAAACGATTTTCTGTATCACTTGTAGATTTGGAAAGATTTAAACTTTGCGAATTTGGTAAATTATTATTTCCTAAACTCTCATTGGCACTGGCTGGTTCTTTCGTTAGCAGGTTAAGTGGCATATTGTATTCACCGCCATTGGCAAAAAGTTGTGTAATTCGATCATGATTTTGGGCAAAATAACCATGCAGCCAGGGGTTATAGAGGGGAAAATTGGTTAAACCTAAAGCCGATGAAGCCACCATAGCGCGGGCACTTAATTCTTCTGTTACCCCCACCGAAGCCATTGAATCCTCTGGAGAGTTTGTGGCAGCTTGTTGTTGGTGCTGATGATTGGCTATTAAACTTTCTATGGTAAATGGTGTGGGAAATTTGGTAAGTTTTGTTGGCGTTATGGTATCCATATTATCGCTATTATTATTAtccattttattcatatttagaatctttttttaatgcactttttaaaaacaaaattatattcttttaaactttatttttcttgaTTGGTTTCAACTACCGCATAATCTAGCATGTCTTTATAACAtttctttagtatttttataatttttttcaataatacataaataaaatttattaaaacttttgttaatttCACACGTACTCTACACGAAGCAGTGAACCGTTTAAAGGTCTTTGACGTACTAAATGTTGTCGTTGTACGCACAACCGGTGCTTGGAAACATCACGTACTTAATACTAACTGcgctgttgttgttctttgaCAAACTCACACTGTCTTTTTTCCTTTTGTCTGACACCTTCagcattcattcattcactcattcATTTAACTATTCGTAAATACACAAAACAAGCGTTCATACTTCCCACTTTGAGAACATTTCGTAAACAACCACCATTCCAATATTTGAGCACAACGAATAGTAACATCGCTTGCTCACTTGCTCTTGCTCACTTGCTCTTGACTCCTCCTtgcttttgtatataaattcaaTATGGCGCATGCCAATGAGAATTCaaataacaaattgttgttgttgatacaAACAAGTGCAGTTGTTTGTTTGTGCTTCTCTTTaggaaaaacaacaataacatttggGGTTTGATGTCAttgagttgtttttgtttgtatgtataaatagcGCCTTCCTGTGGCTAATTATGTTTAGTTAATCATGAATCATTTTATATGTACGtaggtattttttgttgttttttttttctaatgtttttgtttgtttgtgttttgtttgCCTTAATTGCGTTCAGCTTGATTCGTTTTATAATGATGAAATTGTCCGCATTATAAGCAGACAAGAAAATTACCACGCCCGCTCATTAATAATCAAGCACAATTGGACTGCTTTAAGTGACCAATTTATAAGGAatcaagtaaaaaaattaaacttaaacgcAAAAAGTAGTATATTTTTCAGTAAGTAAATTGTGTTTTCAACATTTGTAATGgatcattatattaaaaatataaaacctcTAATTAGTTGTTGTGTTGTTTAATACCAAAGGTTCCCAATGTTTTTATAATCTCCCagtaaaatatggtagtgacaTGTACTTACCCAGAAACATacatttcaatgactactacctTCTGTATTACTTATAAAAGTTTcgtaatgacttacaaataactatatacagtgaatcaattaagtaatttgcctatgtaaaattttataaattttaagaaaaaactttatgtgaacaattatttttagcaaaataaagcaatttgtttgttgtattttttaaataatatcttatattttaattttctactataaaaagtagaatcgttatattaaataacgagatttttgataaaatgtgaacgtattgttaattttttgggtcaataaagtattttacttttttaggttttttgttcatttttttaatattgctgcattattttataaaatttaatatttttattattcctatatattagaataacatttttttagatattttagtagtggaacgactaaatttgggcatttcttaaccgatttattatcctatatacctatcagaatttatcattatttgacttaacatgaaatctatcgtttctttcattaaatttcgaaaataataagtaattttaaattggatacattatatattagataatcaatggattaggacctagaaaaaatgttttgtgaggtataaatctatatattataagaaaaataatccgggttttttccatctatttggggaatattgtgtaaattttatttagaattgtataatattgattcctattgaataaatctaacactaactaccatcctagccactcttaAGTATGgcgacatcaccatataccactatagaactaataaatgctaaaatctGGGTTTTCaacttcatattttaaattatttattttatgaataagatacagtaggcgtatttggatctggatagttattcttgatttgggttctaaatatatataaatgtatgtattaggtgaaaaatattgcttttgttgacgttacggtatgataaccacctctattttaaaatatctaaattagctatttttcctgtactacacgacagttcactttacattggttccaagcaacctaaggtctgtttagaggtctaaatttaaacatagtgttcctcctagttcgtaaaaagataaatcaggagtccataATTTTTTCTTGGATACAAGTctcctccctttggcagttaaagattttgaaagagcactcagtgttttttttctaataattctttggatcatttcatctattactctattttatatttttaatgttattgattaaacatttcataattatattttattgatttacacttgttctagaaatctaaactaattttttatatcgaaattgcctcattattattttacacaatgaggatatgatttttgcaaattacaattgaaaaatacttaaaactcgtccttttaacaataaaacaataaattccaaaaaggaattaaaacataatttgaaaaaaacccaacgaaattaaccgaaattctcaatatgcaaaatactttattgacatgcaaattctgatagagaataataaaatgcaccaaaatttgtattttaatattttttcttggttttcccattttacacaatctctatttttaattggaaaacataaatttactttttacatatttttttgaataaaatgaataaaaatcttaattctcttaaaaaaaaggtgggcaaaaaacttagttgattcactgtatgtatgtaaaaatcttactctctctccaaacttcaaaactttgtcgcgaaaattcgtggcttatagcacttgaaactattttttatcacttaacgttatattttaatatttatgtatattataataGCCGAAaaggatttaattttttacaaacgaaaaaaaaatattttttatttttttgacattcaatttttgttgttgagattaaaactgaaaaaaacaatgttgtaaattttcgtatgatacgagaaaaaaatatttcaactaaattatttattatttcaatattgcagatttaAAAGCAAAGATAGATTCATATATAATGTacatagataaattatgttgcaaaatatttaaagaaatcttttaaaatataaatttaaatgtaatattttttcaatatttttaaaacctaCATTTTTGCAAcaatgttggcttgagaattctactaatacattctaagaggtaggtaccgactgacagtagacttacataggtactttttgacagcgtacaggtacgatggtactttttttgatactatttgatgtgcaaaagtaccgtgatactcccgagtcttattttatactttcagggctacaatctcaatatccgattatcgtttaaccggtagtaaatctgtctggtaaaataatttttctatcctacaccactttattggtatatgaatattacttcatattctccatcacatctggaatctgagatattatgtcctgagttttgagaaaacgcGCCATGagtgttttaaatataacattttacaaagtacaatttcgtggtaatatttgtatcgtagctatgagataccatgcatttcctgggaaaacttcatcaaattatatcaaagGTGTTAACATTGAGGGACGGACACCATATCAACATATAACGCATATTCcaactttaaaatgtataaacatatttcagaaattacaaacttttagcaaaaaaatgtactttggattgtaagaaagctttaacttaatactctcccagaggcaaGGTTCACataatatgggtaccagcccactcggagTAGTctgtaacgaaagagcgaatgtaatagctttaaagtaagggagctcaaggcagttaaactgacaaacgcaaaaccattcgacgcaacaaaagctgaactaaaatatATGTGAGAGAATCccacctcttggaataatgaaacagtgggtagaaccacgaaaatcctgtGGGGTATCCCCGATGAGAGCAAGACAAAAAATCTCcttaaaatgagcaagtctgaagttagtataatAGTACGTGTTCTGAGtgaacacacaggattacgagcaccgTTATGCAAAATTGAACGTGCGGATTCatacgtatgtagagcatgtggagaggacactGAAACtatggagcactttctttgtcactgcctggcattcgtcgaagatagatccaagtatcttggaagtgatgttattcctgAAATaatattcctgactaacactgattggaataattcattcagttatttttttcatgataaagagcgcacaagaggcccgattgtggcctaggagcattttttcggatttgatgtagtacacatcctcctatcaacctaacctaagtactttgagatccaaaaaaagtactctctgaaatattttttgatactgaaacaaaatcccTTTTTTCATCCCTGGGCTTgagcattaatattttttacattattttggcATTGTCAAATTGacaataataatacacaaaatttcaaatttattaaattcatagTAGAAAAAAGGTAGTATCAATctctcattattttttttaactctcTATCTGACGTGCTTAAGGATttgaaattttcgttaaattagtGATACCATatcactgaacactaagaagcatggtaaaaataaagaaggtagtgtcattctctctatattttttaaaattctatatctgacatgcttaaggattttgacgttttcaaaaaaaaaaaaaaaaaatagtaataccatattaatttaaaattttcccatatatttgaagtttaagaaaaaatgtaatacataattttcattcatttgttgaaaaatataaaaacgtttacttttaaattggaattaaaGGGAAGATCTAGCTAAAATACCAActattttttaagcaaacatatttttaaagtccCTACATTACCCAACAAACGACAACAATGGctagatatatgtaaaatttccgAAGAAGATTTGCCAAAAGAGCCTATCTTATGCTCCGACCATTgcattaaaagtaatatttcagtTAATGCAAAACGTGTAAGATTGGATAAAAATGCTGTGCCAATGACCACAAGGTAACTTTAAAATACTAATTGATCTGCAAACATCGAGTTTTaaggtatgtatatacatatctcCGATCACAAtcgaattttttttggaaataaatctgaaatttctaaactgCTAGTCCAAATAGTCCAAAATAACGTAATAGTACATtactatttaaattgtatattttaaattacacattttttgtaaaaaatttctcgaaaatcaaaatcatttttaagaatgtggcaacgctttatataatgctcacaaaaaactaaacttcaaaaatccttatttgataaaaaaaattattgattgacactaccttctttatttttaccATGCTAAGAAGtaaaacgctgtcatttttttacaacaacaacgttacgctctt
The window above is part of the Lucilia cuprina isolate Lc7/37 chromosome 6, ASM2204524v1, whole genome shotgun sequence genome. Proteins encoded here:
- the LOC111689092 gene encoding homeobox protein unplugged; protein product: MNKMDNNNSDNMDTITPTKLTKFPTPFTIESLIANHQHQQQAATNSPEDSMASVGVTEELSARAMVASSALGLTNFPLYNPWLHGYFAQNHDRITQLFANGGEYNMPLNLLTKEPASANESLGNNNLPNSQSLNLSKSTSDTENRLPSSRLLFNPNFGLNIAATSNNINNTNSPPMTLNEALLHQSALAANDLNSRQRLAEIMAASGLSDNVQNLSMANRFAQNMGKVLTDAAALTSNTVPPALFNHHIMTNSRQESLSNSASVKNHSEASLDVGGMDEDYDCSGDSCSDISLTMSPQNYRTEMDKNRAYTHSDSEDCSDDDGNSAGNKDSSNGSGQNSKSRRRRTAFTSEQLLELEREFHAKKYLSLTERSQIATSLKLSEVQVKIWFQNRRAKWKRVKAGLSSHGLGRNGASGTKIVVPIPVHVNRFAVRSQHQQMEKMCLSGPKPDLRKKITSDTSGFEKFSGSLSVTNVPNTVNNTPAAALMAAAAANLTAATTAVTGTLALARSSIY